Part of the Benincasa hispida cultivar B227 chromosome 11, ASM972705v1, whole genome shotgun sequence genome, CAAATGTGCCgaatgggcacgtgaaggttgtcttatcTTGATTTTCTAGTGCAATCGCaatttggttgtaccctgaGTAGCCATCGAGAAAACAAAAGAATCCATTTCCCGCAAGTCAatctaacatttgatcaataaacgggagtggaaagtggtccttcTTTGTGGCCAGATTTAATTTGCAATAATCCATacagattctccaccccgtgGTTGTCCTTGTAAGAATTAACTCATTCTTACTGTTGGTGATGACTGTCattccccctttctttggaacgcattgcactgggcttacccagctgctatcagatataGGGTAAATGATGCCTGCATCAAGCCACTTCACTATCTCTTTCTTCACAACCTCtctcatggcagggttcaaaCGGCGTTGCCTCTCTAGAGATCCTGTTCTTCCTTCCTCAAGACgaatcttatgcatgcaatatgaaggactaattcctcgaatgtccaCTAAGGTCCATCCCAAGGCTTTTGCGTTGTTTTTTAGGATCTAGATAAGTGCTTCCTCTTTCTCTTTGCTCAGCGAGGCAGATATAAGAACCGGTAAAGTGTTATTGCCTTGTAGATAAACATATTTGAGGTGCACTGGAAACGGCTTCATCTCTAACATGGGTGGTTCTTCTAAAGATGGCTTAGTACGCTGCGTtgttcgttcagataacttgattGTTTCAAAATCATACTCAATTGGAATTGCGGCGCAATTTTCCTCCCACATTCCGCCGATCCCAAAGTCTTCTTCTTCCGATTCTTCTAGGGGCTCATGCCAATGTTCTTCCTGCAATTCCCCAACATATTGACAATTTTCCATATCACTCGGgtatttcaacgcattgagAACGTTGAACTTAACTTGCTGATCGTCGACCCTGATGGTAAGTTCTCCTTTTATTacatcgatcagtgctcgcccTGTTACAAGAAATGGGCGACCTAAGATGATAGGCACCTCAATATCAGCTTCATAATCTAATATGATAAAGTCAGCAGGGAAGATGAACTTATCTACTTGCCCaagtacatcctctattttgCCCTCAGGATGCATTATTGATCTATCGGACAACTGCGACGTAATCGTGGTGGGTCTTGCATTGTTGATATTTAGCTTTTTGAAGATTGACAAGGGCATTAGGTTTATACTTGCCCCCAAATCACACAGTGCATTTCCGACTTCTTTTCCCCTTATCGAGCATGGCAATGTGAAACTCCCGGGATCTTTCATTTTAGTGGGGATGTTGTTTTGAAAAAGCACACTACACTCATAAGTTAATGCGACCGTTTCATTCTCCCCAATCTTCCTCTTGTTGGCAAGTATGtccttgaggaatttcacaTAGCTCGGCATTTGTTCCAaagcttctattaagggaatgttaatatgtaattgtCGGAGAACATCCAGGAACCTCTGGAATTGTTTGCTGTCATATTTCTTTCTCAGcctggacgggaaaggtggaggatcctgTCGTACTTTCTGTTCAACTGGCTGTTCATTGAGGTCCTTTACTTATTGTGTTTTAGGAGCTGGAGGTTACagtgattttgaatttaagtcTTGCTGAGATTCACTCCTTGTAGAAGTATTTCCTTCTGAACTGGTAGTTCTATGGTTTGTGGTTGATTGGTCATCATTGATGATTACCTCTACTGGCCTTGTTATTGAATCTAGTACTGGTGGCAGGGGATTGTTGTCTTGCCACTTTTCAATGTCAttgcttgacattgctctttaccatGTGGCCCCGATGCTCCCGAGCTGCTAGGCAGTGTACTAGTCGCTTTATTCTTAAGTTCGATCTCAAGCTGTTCAATCtgatcctccaaatttctaAGGGAGGAAGCTTGCGATTGCTTAATTGcctcattcttctcaatataatgTTTCAATAATGTTTCCAGCGAGGTACTACAAGAGGTGTCAGAAAAGGACGGTTGGTCGTAGGGTTGTACACTCTGATTAATGAAAACCAGAGGATTGCCTCGATTCCCATGATGACTGTTCTGATGATTACTTTGGCACCCCTAGTTGTGATTCCCGCCCCAACTGAAAGTTAGGTGATTCCACCAACTAGGGTTGTTGGTGTTGCCGAATGATTCGTTGTGAATAGAGTATACGGATTGTTGATTCAACAGGCAGACTTCCACTGAGTGTCCTTCTCCGCATTGCACGCAATTTACTACAGCCACTCGTGTCAACGCATTGGCTTGTGCTGAACCTTGAGAGAGATGTCCTTGCTGAATAGCCATAGTTTGAAGGAgcgaggtcattgtggtcatctggTCTACCAAGGTGTTCATTGTATCAGCTGGTACAATGGCACCTTCTGCTCTTCTTTGTTCCAAACCTTTTTCCTCATACTCGTTATCTAACCACTCATCTGTATTCTGCGAAATGCGATCTAAGATGATCTTTGCTTCCGTATACGCCTTGTCCATTAATCCTCCTGCCGCGAAGGCATCagcaactgcttgcgttgattgATCCAAGTCattataaaaagtctccatcagaacgcaatcgggaatcccgatatgcagacagttcttcactaattgtctgaatcgcacccaggcagtgctcaaagtttcataacccttctgttcgaaattcaacacatccctccgtctccttgcattgacggctggagggaagaatctattCATGAACCTTTCGACCAACTGATCCTATGCgttgatttcatttggctctagtGACTGAGCCCACCTTCTTGCCTCATCCCTATGGGAAGAGATACAATCTAATTCCTTCAGgagtcacaccaggtatggagaatgcgtTTCACATTTCTACAAAGCTATTCAAatgagcatgcgggtcttctccttgtagaccTCCGAATTGTCCCACATTTTGGATCATCTGAAGCATGATCGGCCTTATCTCAAACCTTGCGTTCTTCTCAACcgtgggtcttgaaattccggGCGAGAAGTTATAAAAACTCGGCGCCGCGTAGTTTCTTATAGGGATGTTGCGGTCGGCAGCAAGAAATACAGGGTCTTGCGCTGGCCAATTTACCCCTTGATTCCCATCGGGCCTCTCATTATTATTTGCCATGTTTATTCTTTGCCTAAATTGGTTCTGATGTGCTTTTGCGCGAAAAATTCacctgatctctgggtcagcttagaatttcttgatcaattccagtactcataaaccatcagactgctcttcgcgataaacaaccagtacaaagagatctgtcctataaaataccacaaaagtattcaacactaaccgttacccaTTCCTCGGCAACagcaccataaacttgtaaaacttgTAAGGATACGAATGGAGTGTTATGCTGTGTTATGTTATGTATCTCTTATACACACTactgatgatgaaaatgattcaaattcatgatgccataaacttgatgacataaatttaatctctttaaCTACTCTAATGCATAGCTAATGAATGAAACGAATGATGTGCTAAATATGCGCTCGAGTGCTtttgcgataaagacatttttaTGTCATACTAggtctaaatatatgcgttgttaataatatgctcgtagtatgcgatagagtagtgcatgtcacaagtttccttgtgcttaaaccaagtataattccaacgcaagtatCTCAgaatgatctgaggtcgaacaaagggattgttttcgttaatgcgctactattgtgatacatgcgaccggttttaataatgaataaagaatttgggtttatacagaaatataaattgcattgaaaataaaaatgcgttaataaaataaatcctaaactaatatgatacacgatacaagatacatgatacacgatactgaggtcaagaactgactgtgaagttatacaaaaattcgatgtatgcgatggcaagtctttatgaatgaagcagaaagagaaagagtaaatagtaaaaacattgcaagtttgtcaattgtgttaaagatgcaactaaggttccgttttcccttggcgtacacctctcagtaatcggccgtgttcccatatctctatggtgaaacagggatgaacgtgatgaacgcaaggttgtttccatctctggaaatacttcttgctttaattaacgcattcttccaattctctctcgataggcggaataacatcttcacttttgctctcacaggtgaagatgccgtcaagcatgctttagctaaacttaattatttccttaacgcaaattaacttactcgcttaattcttgctatttaaccatgggattaagaacacatcatggagaaaatggattatggatgtacggaaagagacagagagatgacaatggaaattatcataacatttaatactaaaattaagcgtctgatacatgttgtgaatgaaagagtaaagaagatgaatacagatgatgaaatagagattagaaacaaatacagaaagagtgtcaatgtcttgacctAGATCTTGAATGGAGGTTGTGCTTGCCGACGTGTGGAAgtagtggagaggaaagcttccctctcagacttgctttcctggtagaattgaccttcgcacagagcttcaactacggggattggaagaattctctgctcggagactcacctctcggccttatctcgtggTTCGTCCGGATCTACTTTGTAAGTCGCTTCAAACTAGCCTTTCTCTCAGAATcaatatatgcacgtctctatgtattcatgtatatctttcagtgaatttgcagaagctatttataggtgagacTTGGCTCTTTGAATATGTGGTCCTCACTGTATGGTTATGTAGTTCCTAAAATGGCAGAATgagaaattccttctgttatgcaatcaacccatcagaaatgcacaactgaaagctgtacacttgtcagaatcctccacaaatgcgttgctctttacatctttgatcgatcaccgcatgcggttgaaattgtgttgatcgctagggctcttgatcgattgtcgcatgtgcagtcattgcgttgatcatctcctCATTCTCGGttgatgggtgcaatgcgacgtagatgcgttgttcacttTATCttcgagccatgaacgcatgcggtgactgatttcctgcaaacaGAAACTGgaacattcttttctaccatcacaatggtgttagtgggtgtattgacgacattttataattttcacatttcttagccaatttctatactatcgacgcaacttttctttcttttagccgcaatatctaaataaaacagtataaataacttgtatttctacaagttatcagcaacctataggtttaacaccatcaggttgatctacaaaattccatactaagttgaagtacataaacttcatctcgagatccatgactttgacccattcatctctatcaacatcctccattgccttcttataagacaatggattctcaacctcgccatcgacTACCATACCGAAgattcagttaaacccatatagcaaacaggtgggttcgaaaccctcccactacgtcgaggttccctcaactcttgaggtggatttgacttactagatgaactttcatcaacaactcttgttgatgtagcaggcctttcaacaactcttgttgaagtttcaatagtgtctttggaaagttcactcaatactattttacttctcggactgtgctcccttatatgatcctcctcaaggaaggtagcgtttgtcgacacaaacacgttgttttccttaggatcgtaaaagtaaccccctcatgtccttttggggtagcctacaaataagcataGCCTTGAACGTGGtttcagtttcttaggattagcctcaagcacatgtgcagggcaaccccagatgtggaagtgatgcaaactagctttatgcccgttccacaactccaaagatGTCCTAGCAACACTCTTGAAAGGAACATTGTTAGGATATAGGTTGCGGTCTCTATTGCAAAGCCCTAAAATGAGTCcgataaggaagcataactcatcatcaacctaatcatgtccaacagggttctatttttgctctccgatacaccattctgttgaggtgtactagatgctgagagttggaaaatgattccatgttctatcaaatagttttggaactcagaatccaaaaactctccaccctaatcagatcgaagtgtcttaatccgtttatctaatgcgttttcaacctcaccttgaactctttaaacttttcaaatgattctGACTTATGttacatcaaataaacatacccataccttgagtaatcatcagtaaaagtgatgaaatactcataacctcccctggctcgcacattcattggaccacaaatgtctgaatgtactaactctagaggcacTTTGGCTaaataaccttttccagtaaaaggtcttttagtcatcttgccttcaaggcataactcgcacacaggtaaagaattttcctctaactcgtttagaagtccattctttatcaatctctcaatcctattgagattaatgtgccctaatcaaaggtgccaaagttagacattttctttaggagaaagtttaagtcgtttattttgagttacgacagttttaaacatctctatgttatagagggaatttgttgcctatggtcttagcacatacaaattttTTTCCAGTAATGTtgaacatatctcaacaccatcttttagaataaacactttattcattgAAAAGTTGAGCGTATACATTTaagcaaacactttacaaaaattaagttcctctttaactcgggaacaacatatacatcatgtaaaatgataaacctattatgtaaagttaactggagccTCCCACTGCGAGACGACGTGTCCGGTccctactcacatcgtcatctcactagcctcaagctgtcgccaggatctaatccactgaaaagaagaacaaacatgattagtggccccagagtctatgatccaggtagaatctgatggaatacacaagcatgcaacagaagtaaacagaatcaataagcactctaattacatttaatttgagttctaaaaaaattctttcacaagagggtttgaaataaacatacctttgatgaaatatTCCAATTCCAAGCTACTCTTCACGTTAATTCAACTCCAAATCGAcaatgaaccaccaagagatcttctctactattctcagctttgaatttgagtggtggaactcagatttgagtgaatttggtaaGCTAATGTTATGGGTTTTtggaaggaagaagatgaagtctgTAGAAAACCAATTTTCAGCTTAAGAacaatttttttcccttccaaTTCCAAATTGAGGGAGTTTTATTCTTCTTTAACATGCAGGCACTCTTCAACAACTACATTGTCAGCATCTACTTGGGATTCAAAGTGGAATTTGTGTGTTCATGCATGAGAAACACCTCATGCTTAGAGGTtttgtgggaaaaacccactttctcttcaaatttccaaatttcctattttccaattataattttaatcaattccaaattaattaaaaccctgatttaattaattcataatttgattaaatcaaaatccaatttcttaaattgaattaaaaattggaattaatttgaatttataattaattaaacatatttaattaattaattaatttaatatcaaatattaaattaatcacacacctaattttaaacatgaatctaattcatgtaattaatatttaaatcaacatttaaatttatacactctccaattttgtttaatttcaataaattaaactttaattatataaaatataattatgcaaaccctaatttgaatttgaactaattcaaacttaaaaactctattttcaatttgaaagtcaatttgaacaattcaaattgatatcattccaaattcactcaatttaataattcaaggtgtttgtgttttacgagctagtagagcgaccttatggatctagagatcatgagctctaacgattaagattaattggctaaactctttagaccgaattaatcgatattcattaactatcgagtcacaccactatagctcaatagttgcactctcctcactgtagatatatttgtgtccacacgatataaccataactagtcagtcgacccttcacaggttgttcgtaatactGACTGGGTCAACatgctgttttaccctcgatgatatgtcttgttccttaagttccaattgattctctaatgaacaattggtttatgatccaatcactaaaccagatcctTCTTGAGCTAGtaaaagggtggggccccttgttcaagacctggattcaatacttaaaaaaacaacctttctcttattcctaaatcgggtaggcgtgaattccgtcttgcaccatatgtcctgagctatctacccggtcttacctctgaaataggaggcttattgagtcgacgttgttgagccaaccctcacctatgaaaatctaatgataatctcgaataaacaggagttcatagttagctcaggattaagatcgagttacctaggtcatctaagcgaaatagtcagtcttaaacagtaaacgacGTTAAAAGGTAAGAGTTACTTATTTCTTGacccgatcttatgcaaactcattgcttAGGATGCCCTTACTTCTCATGTCattacatgaacgaatctggatcacttcatttgtagtatatttacaacaacttgtaacagctacaaagtaggccgcatccaatagtgttaccaaaataaggtacccaaccttaatcatgtactatagaccattttggctatttactccaacttgatccatttttatgtctccacataaagttcaagtattcatgtaatagccatggatcttagtttattagatttagactctATCAATgtaattaatagattcaatacctttattgaagaaatgttaaataacatctttttattgataatagaatatgtttaacttttacaaactgcgtgttttaggacataaaacccaacaatactcccacttggactaaaactccaatggatCAATAGATATAccaatatatacaatgttgagttacactgagagaacaaaaaatataaatataataaactagggtattAAATACCCATATattttcccacttgccctagtgatataTATCTCGTAAACCTAGTCCtactagatgaccctcgaacactttagctgagagggccttcgtaaacagATCAGCAAAATTGTCTTCCGAggctatctgcatgacgatcatgtctcctctgtgtacaatctccctaatgagatggtacttccgctcgatgtgctttccacgtttatgacttcgaggttcctttgaattttcaactgctccactgttgtcacaatagagggtgacgagcaggtgcatattaggaactacttccaggtcagtcaggaactttctgagccatactgcttcttttgttgcttcacttgcagctacatactcagcttccattgtggagtctacaatacaacttttcttgatgcttctcc contains:
- the LOC120090611 gene encoding uncharacterized protein LOC120090611, translated to MPSYVKFLKDILANKRKIGENETVALTYECSVLFQNNIPTKMKDPGSFTLPCSIRGKEVGNALCDLGASINLMPLSIFKKLNINNARPTTITSQLSDRSIMHPEGKIEDVLGQVDKFIFPADFIILDYEADIEVPIILGRPFLVTGRALIDVIKGELTIRVDDQQVKFNVLNALKYPSDMENCQYVGELQEEHWHEPLEESEEEDFGIGGMWEENCAAIPIEYDFETIKLSERTTQRTKPSLEEPPMLEMKPFPVHLKYVYLQGNNTLPVLISASLSKEKEEALI